In Bacillus pumilus, the sequence TATCTTTACTCATGAAAATATCACATCATTTTTTGAGAGCTACAAGGCCTTTGGACCAATTGTGGCTATATTGCTCCCTTTAATAGAAGCATTTCTACCGTTTTTACCTCTTGTTGCGTTTGCTGTGGCAAATGCAAATGCGTTCGGCCTTTGGGAAGGCTTTTTATTGACCTGGATCGGTGCAAGCGCAGGGTCTATCCTTGTCTTTGTACTGATCAGAAAATTTGGGCAGATGAGAATGCTGAACTTTATCAGCAGACACCCTTCCATTAAGAAATTGATGCTTTGGGTGGAAAAGCGGGGATTTGGTCCGTTATTTATTTTACTCTGCTTTCCTTTCACACCTTCGGCTGCCGTTAATGTAGTAGCAGGTCTCTCAAGAATTAGCATCTGGCAATTTTCATTAGCTGCTTTATCAGGTAAGTGTGTCATGCTCTTTATCATTAGTTTTATTGGCTATGATCTTTCTGCTTTAGTAAAGAATCCGTTAAGAAGTGTTTTTGCGGTTCTAGTTATCGCTTTATTATGGTATGTTGGAAAGAGAGTAGAAAATAGGTTGAATATTCGAATGAGCAAGCGTGAGGACAAAGGAGGCTCTTAATGAAAAAGAAGCCATTACTATGGTTGATGATTATTACATCCATCGTCTTATTGTTCCAAGTAAAGAATTTCATGTTTGTCACGTACAAAGTAGAAGGGGTTAGTATGGACCCGACATTTACAGATGGAACAGAATTATTAATCAATAAGTTCTCGCCAAAACTCACGAAAATTAACCGGTTTGATTACGTTTTATTTCACGGGCCTAAAAATCAAATTTTGATCAAACGGGTCATTGGGCTTCCAGGAGAAAAGATCAAGTATGAAGATGATCAGCTATTTGTCAACGGAGCAAAGTGGAAAGAACCGTACTTAAAAGAACAGAAAAAACATAAAATGGGGAACGTCCTGACAGGAGATTTTCAGCTGAAAGCCATCACAGGACACGATAAAATACAAAAAAATCATTACTTCGTGGTCGGAGATAACCGAATACATAGCTTTGACAGCCGGCATTTTGGGACCATCTCAAAGGACCAAGTAGTCGGTGTAAAGAGGAATAACGATGAATAAAAAAGAGGCGCTCTGCTCATGCAAAGCGTCTCTTTTTTATTTTGCAGCTTTATAATCAGTCTGTCTTTTTGCCCAGAAATGATGTAAGAATCGAAAAAACGGTGGCAGCATGGCAATCACAAGAATGATTCTGACGACTTGTACAGCGACAACAAAGGTAGAGTCCTCGTGAAGGGTGACTGCTGTTGTCGCCATTTCTGCAATACCCCCAGGCGAAAAAGCAAGAATGGCTGTAATGACAGAAATACCTGTGATTTCTGCAATGGCAATTGAACTGAGAACAGTCGCAGCAATCAGCCCGGCTGAACTGACGACGGCCACAATGAAGGTGTTTTTTAGCCCAACAAACATCTGCTTATTCATTTTTGAACCGATGGTGGCACCTAGAAATACCTGTGAAGCAATATTCGTTTGTGCTGGCCAATAAGGAATCAAATCATGACCTGTGAGCGCACCTGCACCTACTTGAAGAGCTGCGACCCCTAACATGCTGCCGATCAGCCAAGGGGCAGGAAAGTGAAGCCGAACCGCTAGGCGTGACATGAGCCACGCCCCTAAAATGAGCGCGGCGGTCCAAGAGATGTTTGACAGTGTGAAAACGCCTGATGAGAAGGCACTGCCCTGTGCTGCTATAACCGCATCAGATTGATTTTTTGTATTTAAATAGAACACCGTAAATGGGATGGTGAGTACAACCATTAATACACGTATCGTTTGTACGAGACTCACAACAGCTGTATTTGCTCCAACCTCTTGGGCAATCCCCGGCATTGCGGATAGGCCGCCTGGTGCAGTTCCGACAAAGCTGGTCAGCATATCTGTTTTGCTCAGCTTCCATAAGAGAAAGCCGGAGAGCATCGCTAGTAGAATAGAAAAGACGAGCATGAAACTCACTGGGAGCCAATTGTCAGCGAAAA encodes:
- a CDS encoding TVP38/TMEM64 family protein, with product MPSFLSIFTHENITSFFESYKAFGPIVAILLPLIEAFLPFLPLVAFAVANANAFGLWEGFLLTWIGASAGSILVFVLIRKFGQMRMLNFISRHPSIKKLMLWVEKRGFGPLFILLCFPFTPSAAVNVVAGLSRISIWQFSLAALSGKCVMLFIISFIGYDLSALVKNPLRSVFAVLVIALLWYVGKRVENRLNIRMSKREDKGGS
- the lepB gene encoding signal peptidase I, which gives rise to MKKKPLLWLMIITSIVLLFQVKNFMFVTYKVEGVSMDPTFTDGTELLINKFSPKLTKINRFDYVLFHGPKNQILIKRVIGLPGEKIKYEDDQLFVNGAKWKEPYLKEQKKHKMGNVLTGDFQLKAITGHDKIQKNHYFVVGDNRIHSFDSRHFGTISKDQVVGVKRNNDE
- a CDS encoding AbrB family transcriptional regulator, which produces MKQGNSLRADLILIAISGLGGFLLSLTGMSIGWMVGTLITAAFIAMRRPTLFQRKGNNTIRIHSRWLLLGQFILGIELGQKMNMKVIHIFADNWLPVSFMLVFSILLAMLSGFLLWKLSKTDMLTSFVGTAPGGLSAMPGIAQEVGANTAVVSLVQTIRVLMVVLTIPFTVFYLNTKNQSDAVIAAQGSAFSSGVFTLSNISWTAALILGAWLMSRLAVRLHFPAPWLIGSMLGVAALQVGAGALTGHDLIPYWPAQTNIASQVFLGATIGSKMNKQMFVGLKNTFIVAVVSSAGLIAATVLSSIAIAEITGISVITAILAFSPGGIAEMATTAVTLHEDSTFVVAVQVVRIILVIAMLPPFFRFLHHFWAKRQTDYKAAK